The DNA window ATGGCGGCCCACCCCGGCCTTCCGCTGGACGTCGCGCTGGTGGAACCGCGCCACTGGGTGGCGGACATCGTCTACCGCCCCATCGACACCGAGCTCGTCCGCGAGGCCCGGGCCAGGGGCTGCGCCGTTCTCGACGGCGGCCGCATGGCCGTGGGACAGGCCGCCGACGCCTTCCGCATCTTCACCGGCCTCGAGGCCGACGCCGACCGCATGCGTGCCCACTTCCTGGAGCTCATCGCCGCCGAAGAGGTGACCGTCTGATGCGCACCGGGATCGCCACCGTGTGCCTCTCCGGCACGCTGACGGAAAAAATGCAGGCCTGCGCCATCGCGGGCTTCGACGGCATCGAAATCTTCGAGCAGGACCTGGTCACCTCCCCGCTGAGGCCGGAGGACCTCCGGAAAATGGCCGCCGACCTGGGCCTCACCCTGGACCTCTACCAGCCGTTCCGCGATTTCGACGGCGTCACCGAGGACCTGCTCGCCGCGAACCTCCGCCGCGCCGACGCCAAGTTCCGGCTCATGTCCCGCCTCGGCATGGACACCATCCTGGTCTGCTCCAACGTCGCCACCGCCACGATCGACGACGACGGCCTCCGGGCCAAGCAGCTTGCCGCGCTGGCAGAACTGGCCGGGGACCACGGCGTGAAGGTGGCCTACGAGGCGCTCGCCTGGGGCAAATACGTCAGCGACTACGAGCACGCCCACCGGCTCGTGGAAATGGTGGACCACCCCAACCTCGGCAGCTGCCTGGACTCCTTCCACATCCTGTCCCGCGACTGGGACACCGCGCCCATCGAGGACTTCAACCCGGACAAGATCTTCTTCGTCCAGGTGGCCGACGCCCCCAAGCTCTCCATGGACGTGCTCTCCTGGAGCCGGCACTACCGCGTCTTCCCCGGCGAGGGGCAGTTCGAGCTGGCCAAGTTCATGGGCCACGTGGTTCGCGCCGGCTACACGGGACCCGTGTCCCTGGAGGTCTTCAACGACGTCTTCCGCCAGTCCGACGTCGACCGCACCGCCGTTGACGCCATGCGCTCGCTGATCTGGCTGGAGGAGCAGAGCGCCAAGTGGCTCGAGGCGAACGCCGCTAACGGGACCACCGGGACCGGCGGGGCAGGCGCCAAAGCCGCCGGCCGCCGTCGTTATCCCATGGAACTGGCCACGCTCCCGCAGGTCGCCGAGCCGGCCGGATTCAACTTCGCCGAGGTCCGGGCCGCCGACACCGCCGCGCTCGAAACCGTCCTGGGGCAGCTCGGCTTCGAATTCAACGGCCGGCACCGGACCAAGGAGGTGCAGCTGTGGACCATGGGTCACGCCCGGGTCATCATCAACGAACAGGCCCCCGCCGCCGGGGACTCCGCCGGCTCGCTTTCTCCGGCCACCGCCGCCGGTATTGCTGCCATCGGCTTTGACGTCGATTCCCCCGTGATTGCCTCGGCCCGCGCCCAGCAGCTCAAGGCACCCGCTGTTCCGCGCAAGAGCCAGGCCAACGAGGAAGTGTTCCAGGGCTTCGCCGCCCCGGACTCCACCGAGATCTTCCTGTGCCAGGGCAGCCCGGACGGCACCGCCGCCTGGATCACCGAATTCGGGGAGGGCCGCGGGTTCGGCGAGTTCACCGGAGCACCCTCCGGTGCCCGCGGCGCCGTGATCGACCACGTCAACCTGGCCCAGCCGTGGCAGCACTTCGACGAGGCCGTCCTCTTCTACACGAGCGCCCTGGCCCTGGAGCCGCAGCCCTACGCCGAGGTGGCCAGCCCCAGCGGACTGGTCCGCTCCCAGGTCATGCAGACCTCGGACCGGGCCGTGCGCCTGGTGCTGAACCTGGCGCCGCTCCACCAGCAGGACGGAACCCGGCACAAGACCTACCAGGAGCACATCGCGTTCGCGGTGGATGACCTCGTGGCCACCGCCCGGGCCGCACGGGACAGGGGCCTGGCCTTCCTGCAGATCCCGGCGAACTACTACGAGGACCTGGATGCCCGGTTCGGGCTCGACCCGGAATTCCTGGCCACGCTCCAGGACCTCAACCTGCTCTATGACCGCGACGCCGACGGCGAGTTCCTGCACTTCTACACCGCCACCGTGGGCAGCGTCTTCTTCGAAATGGTGGAGCGCCGCGGCAGCTACGACGGCTACGGGGCGCCCAACGCCCCGGTCCGGCACGCCGTCCAGTACGACCACCT is part of the Arthrobacter sp. KBS0703 genome and encodes:
- a CDS encoding bifunctional sugar phosphate isomerase/epimerase/4-hydroxyphenylpyruvate dioxygenase family protein — protein: MRTGIATVCLSGTLTEKMQACAIAGFDGIEIFEQDLVTSPLRPEDLRKMAADLGLTLDLYQPFRDFDGVTEDLLAANLRRADAKFRLMSRLGMDTILVCSNVATATIDDDGLRAKQLAALAELAGDHGVKVAYEALAWGKYVSDYEHAHRLVEMVDHPNLGSCLDSFHILSRDWDTAPIEDFNPDKIFFVQVADAPKLSMDVLSWSRHYRVFPGEGQFELAKFMGHVVRAGYTGPVSLEVFNDVFRQSDVDRTAVDAMRSLIWLEEQSAKWLEANAANGTTGTGGAGAKAAGRRRYPMELATLPQVAEPAGFNFAEVRAADTAALETVLGQLGFEFNGRHRTKEVQLWTMGHARVIINEQAPAAGDSAGSLSPATAAGIAAIGFDVDSPVIASARAQQLKAPAVPRKSQANEEVFQGFAAPDSTEIFLCQGSPDGTAAWITEFGEGRGFGEFTGAPSGARGAVIDHVNLAQPWQHFDEAVLFYTSALALEPQPYAEVASPSGLVRSQVMQTSDRAVRLVLNLAPLHQQDGTRHKTYQEHIAFAVDDLVATARAARDRGLAFLQIPANYYEDLDARFGLDPEFLATLQDLNLLYDRDADGEFLHFYTATVGSVFFEMVERRGSYDGYGAPNAPVRHAVQYDHLHQLTK